ACACCGGAATTCCCGAATTCATTCGGGAATTCCGGTGTGCGACCCTGCAATGCAGCGCTACTGCGCGATCGTTTTCATCTGGAACGGCTCGCTCTTCACGATTCCCACCACAATCGATGACCATCGGTAATCATGCGCGGCCGCTTCGCGGACGACGGCGCGCACCGCCGGCATCTCGTTCTCGTGGACGCTCCAGGCTCGCCCCTGGCGGCCCAGCGCATATCCCAGAAGCTTCTGCGCGATGTTCGAGTAGTACGCCGATCGATACTTCAAGAGCCCGGCTCGCAGTTCCGCTGGCCCGTTGAATTTCGTTCCATCGACGAAGTTGCCGGAAGCGTCGATCATTTCTCCGCCATCCGTGGTTCTCCATTGGCCCACCAGGTTGAAGTTCTCCAGTGCCAGGCCGACCGGATCGAAAGTCGCATGACAGTTGATACAGGCGGGATTCGTCAGATGCTCCTTCATCCGCACGCGCATCGGGCGGTCGTCATTCGGCCTTAATGGCGGAACGTTGGGCGCGGGATCGGGAGGCGGCACGCCGAGGAACGTGGTCAGGACCATCTTCCCGCGCTCGACCGGCGAGGTGCGGTCCTTGAACGAAGTCACGGTCAGAAAACTTCCTTGTCCGAGGATCCCGGCGCGCATGTTGTCGGTGTATGTGTAGCGTTGAAATGCGCTGCCGGTAATGCCGGAAATTCCATAGTGTTTCGCCAGCCTGTCGTTGAGAAAGGTGTAGTTCGCGGTCCACACATCGAGGGCGTTGTGATCGTCATGAAGCTGATTCTCGAAAAACATCCGGGTTTCGGTCTCGAGATCCTGGAGCAGAGCGGTATCGACGTCCTGCGCACGCTCGAGCGCGTCCCACAAGGCCCAGCGCTCGAAGAAACCCGTCGTCAGACTGTTCGCTTTCGGATCCTGCAGCATCCGGCGGACCTGTTGTTCGAGTCCGGCGGGCTTTCGCAAGTTGCCTTTCTTCGCGGCGTCCAGGAGCAGGGAATCGGGCGTGCCGTTCCAGATGAATTTGGCCATGCGGTTCGCCAGGTCGGCAGCGGAGACCCGAGTGGCGGCGGTCAGCGGGACATTCATCGGATAAGCCCGATCTAATGCCGATTCCATCGCCGATATTGCCGATTCGTACATCGCGTCATCCGGCCGCGGCGAGCCGATCGGCGGATCCCGGCGCGTCCGGAGCCGGCGCAGCACTTTTTCCCAGACGGCAGATTTTTCACTCACGTCCTTTGTGTTCAGGCTGTCGAGTGCCAGTCCGGCCGTCTTGCGCGACTGGTTATGACACGACGCGCAGTACATGCTGAACATCGGGTTGATAACGCCGGAAACATCCGTGCCTGTGGATTTCGGTGAATTGGTTTGAGCGCCCGCGGTGGTGGCGAGAAAGACTGTTACGCCCGTTACGATCAGCGCGAATACTGCTCTGCATGTCATTGAAGCCTCCTCAATGAGGAAGCACCGTAACAACGCCGTGGCCGCCGAGTCTTCATGACCCTGTCGGTGACATGCACATTTCTTGTAACGCTATTGTCATGAAATTGTACGTTCACCTCCGTGCTATTTTTTGTAACGTGGGTTGGAAATGCCCGCCGTGCAGGTATCATGAGAGATTACTCTGTTTTTAAGGGGAGAGTTTGTATT
The Terriglobia bacterium DNA segment above includes these coding regions:
- a CDS encoding DUF1588 domain-containing protein; translated protein: MTCRAVFALIVTGVTVFLATTAGAQTNSPKSTGTDVSGVINPMFSMYCASCHNQSRKTAGLALDSLNTKDVSEKSAVWEKVLRRLRTRRDPPIGSPRPDDAMYESAISAMESALDRAYPMNVPLTAATRVSAADLANRMAKFIWNGTPDSLLLDAAKKGNLRKPAGLEQQVRRMLQDPKANSLTTGFFERWALWDALERAQDVDTALLQDLETETRMFFENQLHDDHNALDVWTANYTFLNDRLAKHYGISGITGSAFQRYTYTDNMRAGILGQGSFLTVTSFKDRTSPVERGKMVLTTFLGVPPPDPAPNVPPLRPNDDRPMRVRMKEHLTNPACINCHATFDPVGLALENFNLVGQWRTTDGGEMIDASGNFVDGTKFNGPAELRAGLLKYRSAYYSNIAQKLLGYALGRQGRAWSVHENEMPAVRAVVREAAAHDYRWSSIVVGIVKSEPFQMKTIAQ